In Deinococcus maricopensis DSM 21211, the sequence CCAGTCGCCGCGGGTGTGGCTGAGGTACGCGGCGTCCGTGAATTGCGCGGCGGCGAGGCCGTCCTCGAAGGTCGGGTAGGGTTGCGTTTCGCCGCGCAGCGTGGCGTAGAACGCGCGGATGACGTTCGTGATGGCGTCCGGGACGCCTTCCGGGTGACCGGGCGGGTAGTGCGTGAACGGGTGCGCGGGGTCCTTGAGGCGCAGGACGCGCTCGTCGCGGCGGCTACCGAGCAGGAGTTCCTCCGGGCGTTCCTGCCGCCAGCGCGCGGAGCCCTGCGTGCCGAACAGTTCGATTTCGAGGTCGTTCTTGTGCCCGGCGGCGACCTGGGACAGCTCGAAGGTGGCGCGCACGCCGCCCGCGCAGTCCACCCAGATGCTCGCCTGATCTTCGGTCTGCACGGGGTACGGCGTGCCTTCGCCGTCGCCCGCCGCGAACGTGACGGCGCCGTGCGCGGGACGCACGCGCGTGTCGTGCATGCGGCTGAAGCGCGCGAGCACGCGCTCCAGCGCTCGGCCCGTCACGTACCGCGTCAGGTCCGCGAGGTGCGAGCCGATGTCCGCCACGGCGCGCGTCTCCGCGGCGGGCGCTTCCGTGCGCCAGTTGTGGTCCGTGGGGAACAGCAGCCAGTCCTGCAGGTAATGCCCGCGCACGTACCGCAGTTCCCCAAGCGCGCCGGACTGCACGAGATCGCGCAGTTGCTGCACGGCCGCGTACCCGCGGTACGTGAAGTTCACGCCGTGCAGCCGGTTCGCGTCCTGCGCGGCGCGGAGTTGCGCGGCGCACTCGGCGGCGGTCACGCCAAGCGGCTTTTCGGACAGGACGTGCTTGCCGGCGCGCAGCGCGCGGACGTTCAGGTCCGCGTGCACGTCATTCGGGCCGCAGTCATGGATGACGTGCACGTCCGGGTCCGCGAGCAGTTCGTCGTAACTGCCGTACGCGCGCAGGCCGAGCGCCTGGGCGCGCGCGGCGGAGGGGCCAGCGTCACGGCCGAGCACGCCGGCGATGGGCACGCCGAGGCGTCGGAGCGCTTCGATGTGCGCCGCGCCGATGAAGCCGACGCCGACGACGGCGGCACGGTAAGGGTCAATTGGGTTCATGTGAGTTGTTCCTCCCGGATGGCCTGCATCATGCCGAGCGCCCACGTGCCGCGCTGCCCGGCACTGCGTTTGTCCGGCAGGTGGTCGATGGTGAGCTGGCGGGTGCTGAGCGGCAGCGAGTGGGCGTACACGTTCTGCCGGACGCTGCTGAGCAGCGACAGCCCGATGTCGGAGACGCCGCCGCCGAGGTACAGCGCGCGCGGGTTGAAGAAGTTCGTGAGGCCCGCGAGGACCTGGCCGACATGCGTGCCCGCCTGCCGGATGACGGTGTTCGCGGCGGCGTCTCCGGCGTGCGCCGCCGCCGCGATGTCCGGCGCCTGCAGGGCCCCACGGTCGCGGAGCGCCTCCGCGAGCAGCGGGCTCAGGCCCGTGCGCGCGGCCTGTTCGGCAGCGCGCACGAGTGCCGCCGCGCCGGCGACCGCTTCGAGGCAGCCGGTGTTGCCGCAGTGGCATGGCGGGCCGTGCGGCGCGACGATGATGTGCCCGATGTCGCCCGCGGCGCCGTCCGCGCCGCGGTGCAGGTCCCCGTGCGAGATGATACCCGCGCCGATGCCCGTGCCGAGCTTCACGACGATGAACGTCTCATCGCC encodes:
- a CDS encoding Gfo/Idh/MocA family protein yields the protein MNPIDPYRAAVVGVGFIGAAHIEALRRLGVPIAGVLGRDAGPSAARAQALGLRAYGSYDELLADPDVHVIHDCGPNDVHADLNVRALRAGKHVLSEKPLGVTAAECAAQLRAAQDANRLHGVNFTYRGYAAVQQLRDLVQSGALGELRYVRGHYLQDWLLFPTDHNWRTEAPAAETRAVADIGSHLADLTRYVTGRALERVLARFSRMHDTRVRPAHGAVTFAAGDGEGTPYPVQTEDQASIWVDCAGGVRATFELSQVAAGHKNDLEIELFGTQGSARWRQERPEELLLGSRRDERVLRLKDPAHPFTHYPPGHPEGVPDAITNVIRAFYATLRGETQPYPTFEDGLAAAQFTDAAYLSHTRGDWVNVPATPQEAL